The Lycium barbarum isolate Lr01 chromosome 11, ASM1917538v2, whole genome shotgun sequence genome contains the following window.
TCTTATAGTTGCACTACTTTTACTTCCTTATTTGAAAAGTAAATTACTTAGGCAAGGCAAAACCATAAAAGGGAAGAAAGACATGAAAGGGTAAATCCACATCTTATATTTATTAGGAGATATTTGAGTTTTAATAAAGAAGATAACTTTCCTTTAATGGCATTCCAATAATAGCAAGAAGAAATTATGGGCTAGTAGGTGAAGATATGTCAGTAGGTGACCAGAAGGTGTTGTTTTCCTCCCACCATGTCGTGCTTCTTCTCTTGCTCTCACAGATCTAATTGAAGAGAGGACATTTTTCTGGTTTCAACGATGTCTTTTCAAGAATAACTCAACACAGTAAAAACTAAATAGGTCAAACTTCTCTATGCCAGGTCTCCAGCTGATACAAAGAAAATGCACATCAGCAAAGCAGGATGGAGCAGATCATTAAGTTTCTGGAGACTCTTTAAAAGCAATCCATTAATCCAGGTAACACCAAACATATCAGTAAACTTTCAGTTCACATCATCAAGATGCAAACAGATAGGTCAGTCAATTATGCATACGTGGAAGCATCAACGATCTGGCTACTATAACATTAATGAGACAAACCAGCAATTATTGAAGAATACAATTTACCATATCAGCTTCAGAAAATGACACCAGAATTAGGAATACGAGAATACAGCGTGTCATAATACACCTAAAATCCCAAGATGATCGGATAACCACTTTTTTTCGTGGTGTCTGGGTCAACTTGCGGGGACCTCaagtacctgctacctcccacaaGCACAGGTACTAAGTAACTTTGTCCCACAAGGCTTATAGGAAAAGTTCACGTGGAATTTTTTCATTACTATAATTTCAACTTGAGGTCTCGGTTCTCCATTCACTTCATTGACCGCTACATCACATCCTCAGGTGCAATGATAGGGTAACCAATTTGAAAGAAAGATGACAAAAGGTTCCTTTTTTTGAAGTGACAACAAAGATTTACTTAGAGTTAGCATATTTTGAATAGCTTCTGTAGTGGTAACTGTTACTATACAGCAAAAAGCTCAAAATTTCCTCTGTTCCAGCGAAAACAATTAATTAGTGCAACACTAAAGCATTGTTAGCAATAGTTTTCCAGACACATTACAGTGCCAACAGACAACAGTTCCCTGGGACCCAAGTCAGAACTAAGCACTCCAAACTACAAGCTGGTACTAACACCACATGAAGAGAACTGACTAAAGAATATACCGAGGGAGGATTCAGCGACATGGGTTGCCTGAGAAACTGAATATTGATTGGAAGCCATTTTGCGCACCATGACGTTACTGCTACTTTTCCGCCGACGTCCGTATCGTTCTTCAATTTCAAACCACATGTAAGAATCTGATTTCAATATAttctctttcaaaaaaaaaaaaaccataaagCCAAATTTCTTTTTGTAAAGGGTTACAAAATCGACTCACTCTGTTTGCATGTAACAGGCGGCTACATTACTTCAGCATTTGTCCCATGCTCAGGGCACTTCCACATGGCCTTGACATAACCACCAAAATATCGAGAAAAGTCTACACCAATAGCTTCCTGAGACATGTTTCCAGTGGTTCAGAGATGGTAAATCCAGCTTGAAGCTTCATATGAATTTGACCACAGCCATGAACTGCTCATTAAATTCTTCAATCAAACCCCTTTCAAATTTCACCCTCCCAGTCCAAGAGGTGTAGATGTTGCTAAACTGGAATTCGCCTTGACATCAAACATCTAAATATGGTTATAGGGCAATGTCAGTGTAACAAGTAACTACTAGTTCTCTCTAAGATTGGATCTGTCAACACAAAACATGTTTGGCAAGATACAGTGAATTTTATCGCAGAGATAAGACAAGGTTCCGTGTGCATTTACTACCTCGATGCAAACATACACAGAAATAGAAAATTTGTTATTTCATTAGGGTGTTTTCTACTAATTTGCATGGTCTCATTAAGTTTGATAATCGCGATATCTAAATCTCTCTTGGTTGATGAATCATTTTGTGAAGAATTTTGATTACGCAATAAGTTTTTGTGTTAGAGTTGTGAAATCACAGATCACATTTTGATGGTCCATATATGGAACAAATCCTCTCAAGGCTCCCATCCAAATCTCTTCTCATATTCAAGTGTGTATGAAAGTCATGGAACTCTTTAATCTCAAGCCCTGAATTCATTCAGCTATACTCAACAAACGATTCTCTCAAAAACCCAACAAATACAATTGTTAAATACTTCTCAAAACCTCAAAAGAAGGAATATTATTCTGTCCGAtctagaaatgtatcattctgtGTTGACACCGACAAACAAATAAGATCCAGTTTCAATGACACAATGAGTCATTATTTTAGGATTCCGGATTCTTGCAAGAGCATCCTCTGTTTGTCTGATAATTTATTtggatatgcacatgttttagtatTATGGCACCCTGCAATTAACAGATGCCTCTGCCTCCCAATGCATCCTCTTAATCGGGATCGCACAGGAACATATTTGTTTGTGTTTGGTTTTGGCTTTGATATGAAAAGCAAAGATTACAAGGTTGTGAAGATGACCTATGTTTAAAGTTGAGGTGCATATGCGGTGCCACCTAAAATTGAAACTTTGGCAGTTAGTCTTGGAATTTGGAAGCAATTTGATGGCTTTATTCGAGAGAGTTGCGCGGTGAAGTACTTTTATTCACAAGCTGTTGTTCATGGGAAAGTCCACTGGATCAGATTTTCGGTCGAAGCCTGTAGCTGGACTATTCAATTTGAATGAGTATGGCATACCGCTCTGCATAAAACCTCAAACTAGTGATCAATGATCTTTTCGTTTAGATGAGTAAAACCAATATGGTCTCAAAACAAGTGCCAAAAATGTATAAGGAAAGAAATTTCTGACAGTAAAAGGAACTCATACTTAATATGATAAACTAGGAGTAACTTTGCAACAAAGCAATACTTGAAAAGGCAGAAATGGAACAGTATAATGAACAATTCCAGGATTGCAAATGAAATGCATACTGAAACAGATTACATTCACTACTAGCAAACTAACAATGTCAACATGGCCAGGATGAAATGGCCACTCTATAAGTTGATGAAATGGTTAAATTCTCACAAATTATACAGCACAATAAGCTTTCATAAATACAACACATTGGACATCAAAGTATAAGGCTGCTAATAGAAAAGACTGCTTTCTTCTGAAAAGggacttcaacaacaacatcaaagaaaatttggaaagcTAAATGAGAGAGAGTTGGGCAAAACAATTCATAGATGCTTCTGGTTATTATTGGTATTTGACACTACAAAGAACAAGGTCCAGCTAACAGCACAACAAACTTCTTCTCAACTCACTGTCTTTTCCTCTCCCAATTGGTGCATCCTCTAATCCGAAGTTTATCCCAATTCTGTAACATCGTCTCAGTTGCCACTTCAGCATACAACTTCAGCATCAGAAGGATCAGTTGTAGCCCCACTGCTTCCATCAAGCAACACTAGACTCTCAATGTATTTGCTCAAGAAGAATGAATAACGCTCACCATAGATATCAAGATCCTTCCATTCCATGCTCTCGGGATTATATGATAAAAGATCTCCATTATACTCCATCACCAGAGATTCCCCATTTCCCCTAAACCCAATAGCTTGTGAAATCCCTCCCTCCAGAACCAGTACAAACTTCTTAGTCCATGACTCCAATTCACCATATTGGTTCATAACCCAAACAGCACAGCGATCCCACGATTCATCACAATCCCAGCATGTTTCGAACCAAATCATAGAAATTTGACCCCCACACAAACTTACAGACAAATCTGTAGGAGAAACATGAATTAGCTCTCGTGGCAAACCTATTTCACTAAATTTCTCTTCACTCAGATCAAAAACCAACAGGCTATTAGTGAATTCCCCACCTTCATTCTCAGTATAGGAAATCCAATGAATAGCCCCACTTAAATAGGCACTAGTATAGAAACGCTCAATAATTTTACAATGAATGTCCTTTGAGTTAACTGTTTTCCACAAACCAGTGCTTAAACTGTAGACCTCAACTTTAGGAGGCAGTACTGTATTAGCACCATGATTGTCATGCAAATAGGCTATCCTCACCACTTTATGATCATGGGTTTTCTGATCAAACCCAAATCCAAGGCAGATGTGAGGGCTGTATGAACCAAACTGAACATGAGGGTTAGGGAGGGTGATACTTCTGCGAATAGCGGGGTTCCAGAGAATGATTGTATATGTTTCTTCCACGATATCATCAGAAAGGCAAAACAGACCATTACAGAAACCCACAACTCTAAAGTGGTGCCCAGACCTAGTCTTGAAGGGAAACTTGAGTTCTTTAACAAGGGTCAGATTTTCGGTTTTTGAAGGGTCAAAGTAGACTGAGTAGTGTTCTTGGTTCCTGGATTCCAAGGAGAAGTGACGAAGGAGGATTAGGGGAGTGGCATTAGAAGTGATCGATAGGGAGTGAGATAAGTGAGTGGAGATGAAATCTTGAGAAGAAATGAGAGAACACCATTGATTCGATACACACCTGAATCGTAAAATGCTTTCTACAGGCAGCCTGCAAAAGATTTCATGCAGAACGCTATCAGGCAAATAGTCCGACATCCTATGTAGAAGACACAAACCCTAGCTATTTCTGAAGGAAAAGCTCCCAGTTCTTCTACTTTTTGAGAACTGAGAGAAATAGTTTATACCGATGGAGTACTGAACAAAAAAGACAACACGTATTTTCTTTGACATCGGGAactcagaaaaagaaaaaaaaaaagaagggcaaATAGTAGTAGTAACTACTTTGAAAGTCAAATATTAGCCACCAATTTAAAAAGTTATTACTACTACCTCAGTTTTATTTTATGTGAGACAATTCAGAGTATAAAGGtcaaattatttaattttttatgtgAATTCGGACGTATATTAAATCTTCAAgaaatttcaaataaaatttacatattaagAAGTTACTTAAATAGTATTAAAAATCACAGTAATTCATAAATCAAATTAtttataaagaatataaaaaagACCGCTCAAAAAGAAAAATTTCTTAACTCTGCAAATGCTCAACTCAATTTAATTT
Protein-coding sequences here:
- the LOC132619430 gene encoding F-box/kelch-repeat protein At3g23880-like — encoded protein: MSDYLPDSVLHEIFCRLPVESILRFRCVSNQWCSLISSQDFISTHLSHSLSITSNATPLILLRHFSLESRNQEHYSVYFDPSKTENLTLVKELKFPFKTRSGHHFRVVGFCNGLFCLSDDIVEETYTIILWNPAIRRSITLPNPHVQFGSYSPHICLGFGFDQKTHDHKVVRIAYLHDNHGANTVLPPKVEVYSLSTGLWKTVNSKDIHCKIIERFYTSAYLSGAIHWISYTENEGGEFTNSLLVFDLSEEKFSEIGLPRELIHVSPTDLSVSLCGGQISMIWFETCWDCDESWDRCAVWVMNQYGELESWTKKFVLVLEGGISQAIGFRGNGESLVMEYNGDLLSYNPESMEWKDLDIYGERYSFFLSKYIESLVLLDGSSGATTDPSDAEVEAIGVDFSRYFGGYVKAMWKCPEHGTNAEFTDMFGVTWINGLLLKSLQKLNDLLHPALLMCIFFVSAGDLA